Proteins from one Hemiscyllium ocellatum isolate sHemOce1 chromosome 43, sHemOce1.pat.X.cur, whole genome shotgun sequence genomic window:
- the cuedc2 gene encoding CUE domain-containing protein 2 isoform X1, with the protein MALDKIIQDALTQFVQLHIPDADLSVMDEVILSYITSVLEELGSPDSSEENFDVEMFVEMMAAYVPGFAEISSVTICEMMFDLAARLVEARNKENVHPLTASQDCESFSKELASSKEDKKSSEPESNPVPREGASAKEGCGKVDDGVQLLVEMFPSCSLSVMHKALSVAKGNLDYAVQLIMEGRVKQPEAETLEETLPKADKKIKASILEKYMMVDNEDDVKTHKPIAPKAFVKLATRIHEHQLATKRHDPLSLIALHTDEKTHHFDWDNTSILGQAKQRHAREFLEAWHSNHNATNKQIDLDAIYQPLRKQTENDITTNPRNPIQNKDII; encoded by the exons ATGGCATTGGACAAAATTATCCAGGATGCACTGACCCAGTTTGTTCAACTTCACATCCCAGATGCTGATCTCAG TGTGATGGATGAGGTGATTCTGTCCTATATCACCAGTGTACTGGAGGAACTTGGATCTCCAGACTCGTCTGAAGAGAACTTTGATGTGGAAATGTTTGTGGAAATGATGGCAGCTTATGTCCCAGGCTTCGCAGAGATAAGCAG TGTCACTATCTGCGAGATGATGTTTGATTTGGCTGCACGTCTGGTAGAAGCTCGTAACAAAG AAAATGTTCACCCCCTGACTGCCTCTCAAGACTGCGAGTCCTTTTCAAAGGAACTGGCTAGCAGCAAAGAAGACAAGAAATCATCAGAGCCAGAAAGTAACCCAGTGCCAAGAGAGGGAGCCAGCGCAAAG gaaggatgtggcaagGTAGATGATGGCGTCCAGCTGCTTGTCGAGATGTTTCCATCCTGCAGTCTGTCAGTCATGCACAAAGCTTTGTCTGTGGCTAAAGGCAACTTGGATTATGCGGTGCAGTTAATCATGGAGGGTAGGGTGAAGCAACCTGAAGCTGAGACTCTGGAG GAAACTCTCCCCAAAGCAGATAAGAAAATCAAAGCAAGCATCTTGGAGAA GTATATGATGGTGGATAATGAGGACGACGTCAAAACACACAAGCCTATTGCACCCAAAGCG tttgtcaagttagccaccaggatacatgaacaccagctagccacaaaaagacacgaccccctctccctcatagccctacacacggatgaaaaaacccaccatttcgactgggacaacacatctatcctgggacaggctaagcaaagacatgccagagaattcctagaggcctggcactccaaccacaacgccacaaACAAGCaaatagatctagatgccatctatcaacccctcagaaaacaaacagagaatgacatcaccacaaaccccaggaaccccatccaaaaTAAAGATATAAtttga